A window from Mesorhizobium sp. WSM2240 encodes these proteins:
- a CDS encoding Crp/Fnr family transcriptional regulator, translating into MTTQLILPLRQLQMKRFETAADVIGNAVRVFSPEHQPDRLFLLRYAQSLSIQTEFTALANARSNVEQRLARWLLMCADRVHGDHLNLTHEYLSIMLGIRRPGVTVAIQLLEGNGLIRANRGVVIVRDRGGLVAASAGSYGVPEAEYERLIGKIAGPAQGNLLAVASKANSH; encoded by the coding sequence TTGACAACGCAACTCATTTTACCTCTGCGCCAGCTTCAAATGAAGCGTTTTGAGACTGCCGCCGACGTGATCGGCAATGCCGTCCGCGTCTTCAGCCCTGAGCACCAGCCCGACCGACTGTTCCTCTTGCGGTACGCTCAGAGCCTTTCGATCCAAACTGAGTTCACCGCGCTGGCCAATGCACGCTCGAACGTCGAACAGCGCCTGGCGCGCTGGCTGCTCATGTGCGCAGATCGTGTGCACGGAGACCACCTGAACCTAACTCACGAATATCTTTCAATCATGCTCGGCATTCGCAGGCCGGGTGTCACGGTGGCTATACAGCTACTCGAAGGAAACGGTCTCATCCGAGCGAATCGCGGTGTCGTCATCGTCCGCGATCGAGGAGGTCTGGTTGCCGCGTCAGCTGGGTCATATGGGGTTCCCGAAGCCGAATATGAAAGGCTGATCGGCAAAATTGCCGGGCCGGCGCAAGGAAACCTGCTCGCAGTTGCTTCTAAGGCCAACTCCCACTGA
- a CDS encoding DMT family transporter — protein MANARYRFEQADDRHAHLHHDRSHPVGIARLERRDWLLIGLIALFGMFGFTALMLYGMQLVSGVVGATIMSTTPAVTALGAILFLKEHPT, from the coding sequence ATGGCCAATGCGCGATACCGCTTTGAACAGGCAGATGATCGGCACGCTCATCTCCATCATGATCGGTCCCATCCTGTGGGCATTGCGCGGCTCGAACGGCGCGACTGGCTTCTGATCGGACTGATCGCGCTTTTCGGCATGTTCGGCTTCACCGCGCTCATGCTCTACGGCATGCAGTTGGTCAGCGGTGTCGTCGGCGCCACGATTATGAGCACGACCCCAGCCGTTACTGCCCTCGGCGCAATCCTGTTCCTCAAGGAACACCCGACCTAG
- a CDS encoding helix-turn-helix transcriptional regulator, translating to MDAIYGTVFGEATWHDFLDKLSRILPDGRSTLFYHDSRRSKGAFNLNSGFDADAVARYGEYYSSINPWMPAAAVRKVGVGVVAEQMFPRDRLVKTEFYNDFWSKNGGESAVGVTIVREEGRSFLLSTLTSCPDPEANRHAADTLTRLAPHLRRAFRHFKSEPGQKTIAEIGGELFDAVDIGMVVVGDSGIIKSISPAGQRIIDTGHCLRANLLGKINVCQERANHVLSQMLDRSYQGPRVASCMVDAYKLTFIQVAKDPLSFYFQGPTIVVLIEHGSTSQRMNGEYFSKAYGLTAAETRALAGIMAGKSVDEIADAAALSRETIRSQMKSLYAKTGTKGQLDLLRLAKSSLLPIEAASGERGR from the coding sequence GTGGATGCCATCTATGGCACCGTTTTCGGGGAAGCGACTTGGCATGATTTCCTCGACAAGCTGAGCCGGATACTTCCCGACGGTCGGTCCACCCTTTTTTACCATGATAGCAGACGAAGCAAGGGTGCCTTCAACCTCAACTCCGGCTTCGATGCCGACGCGGTCGCCAGGTACGGAGAATACTACTCCAGCATCAACCCGTGGATGCCGGCTGCGGCGGTCAGGAAAGTAGGTGTGGGTGTGGTCGCCGAGCAGATGTTCCCGCGCGACCGCTTGGTGAAGACCGAGTTCTACAATGACTTCTGGTCGAAGAACGGCGGGGAGTCGGCAGTGGGAGTGACAATCGTCAGGGAGGAAGGGCGCTCGTTCCTCCTGTCGACGCTGACGTCATGTCCGGATCCGGAAGCGAACAGGCACGCCGCCGACACCCTGACCAGGCTAGCGCCGCACCTTCGCCGCGCGTTCAGACATTTCAAATCCGAGCCGGGCCAAAAGACAATAGCGGAAATCGGAGGTGAGTTGTTCGATGCTGTCGACATCGGCATGGTGGTCGTCGGCGACAGCGGCATCATCAAGTCCATTTCCCCAGCGGGCCAGAGAATAATCGACACAGGCCATTGCCTGCGGGCAAACCTGCTCGGAAAAATCAACGTCTGCCAGGAGAGGGCGAACCATGTGCTCAGCCAGATGCTCGACAGGTCGTACCAGGGACCGCGAGTGGCGAGCTGCATGGTTGACGCCTATAAACTGACCTTCATCCAAGTCGCCAAGGACCCCCTGTCATTCTACTTCCAGGGGCCGACGATCGTCGTCCTAATAGAACATGGAAGCACCTCGCAGCGGATGAACGGGGAGTATTTCTCGAAAGCGTACGGGCTGACCGCGGCGGAGACACGGGCGCTGGCGGGCATCATGGCGGGCAAGAGCGTCGACGAGATCGCAGATGCTGCCGCGCTTTCGCGGGAGACAATCCGATCACAAATGAAGAGTCTCTACGCCAAGACGGGAACGAAGGGCCAGCTCGACCTGCTCCGACTTGCCAAGTCATCCCTCCTTCCTATCGAAGCGGCGAGCGGCGAAAGGGGCCGATAA